ACCCACAACAATAATCCCTATTCCCGCAAGTGCAATGGGAATTGGCACAATTGCAGCAGGTACTGCAACTATCATACAACCCAATGCCAGAGCCAATGGCACCTGTGGAAAAATCAAATGAATTACAGCCCCAAAACACGAACCAACAAAAAGTAATGGAAATATTGGACCACCAATAAAACCAAAATTCAATGCTCCGCTTAAAGCTACAATTTTAGCCAAAGCAATAATAACAAGGAGTATAATCCCAATTTCTGCTGCCTGTTGAGTAACAACGGACATTTGAGTTGTACCTAATCCAATTGTTGTAGGTAGTGCAACAGCCAGCAAACCCAACAACAACCCTCCTAAAGTACCGCGTACTATTGGTTTACTATTTAATGGTTCAACTAGTCTGCTGATTATTTTGTTAACAATCACAAAGAACAGAGCAATGGGTACAGCTAATATTCCCAGCACAATTCCTGCACCCAATTGCCATACCTGTAAATTATATGCAGGTGGAGATAAAATACCCAAAAGATTTGACACCGCCATGCCATTTAGTGCATAAAATAGGGAAAATCCAATTGCAGCTGCAAGTCCAGCAATGAGCAATGTTCCATAATAAGCAATCGATTGGAAGTGAGTTGATTCTAGTAACATAATCAACACAGCAAATGGTGATGAAAAAAGTCCGGCATATGCACCTGAAACACCGCTTATAACATTACTTTTGGTAGTTTCAGGATCCATTCCACGAATCTTAGAAACCCAACTTCCCAAGGCCCCGGCCAACATACCAGTAGGCACTTCGGGTCCCAAACTGAAACCACTTATTAATGACAGTAGTGATACTAAAAGAGATGAAGGAACAGGTTTTGGATCCATATATCCCTTATCAACAGCTTTAAATACATCTATCTGTTTAGCCGAGGTGTAACGATGAATTAAACCAACCATGAGACCAACCAATGTCATTACAACTACCATCCACCATGGACCTGTAAATGGTGTCCAGTTATTTAAATTGGGCAAAAGAAGACTCTGCCCCAGATTCATAATAAAAATAAAGATATAAGCTCCTATTGCACTCAACAATCCTAAAAAGAGCCCCCAAATAATACGATTCCAATATTCCTTTGATCTAAAGTTTAAATCCTTGGACATCCTGATTAAACCCCCAGTGTTAAAAATCACCAATTCAGAGCACAAAAAAGTTAATGATATAGATAATATTTTAATATTATTCTGTTTTTCATGATAATAAATTTTTTTCTAGAAAAACCTTCATTTACTAAATTTTTATATATTCATGACAAATATCAAGAATTGATTCATTTTTTTCTAATGCTTTACAATCCAAAAAAAAAATAGAAGATATACAAGTTTGTACAAACATAAAATTGGATTATACCACTAAACTAAAATACAATAAATCATAAATTAATATAAATAATGTTCAAAAGGAGGACAGAAATGCTGATTTTAACCACACCAACTATTGAAGGGAAGGAAATAATTGAATACTATGGTTTAGTTACAGGGGACTCACTTTTAGGTGCAAATATGTATAAAGATGTATTCTCCGGAGTTAGAGATGTTGTTGGGGGCAGGACTTCAAAATATGAAGAAGAGCTTACAAATGCTAGAGACTTAGCAACCAAGAGCATGGAAGAAAAAGCCGAGAATAAAGGTGCTAATGCAATTATAGGAACTCGCGTGGCATATCATAATCTAGGTGGAACTATGGGAAATACCATAATGGTCACCATCTTTGGAACTGCAGTTTCA
This sequence is a window from Methanobacterium sp. SMA-27. Protein-coding genes within it:
- a CDS encoding YbjQ family protein, producing the protein MLILTTPTIEGKEIIEYYGLVTGDSLLGANMYKDVFSGVRDVVGGRTSKYEEELTNARDLATKSMEEKAENKGANAIIGTRVAYHNLGGTMGNTIMVTIFGTAVSYKE
- a CDS encoding chloride channel protein, whose protein sequence is MSKDLNFRSKEYWNRIIWGLFLGLLSAIGAYIFIFIMNLGQSLLLPNLNNWTPFTGPWWMVVVMTLVGLMVGLIHRYTSAKQIDVFKAVDKGYMDPKPVPSSLLVSLLSLISGFSLGPEVPTGMLAGALGSWVSKIRGMDPETTKSNVISGVSGAYAGLFSSPFAVLIMLLESTHFQSIAYYGTLLIAGLAAAIGFSLFYALNGMAVSNLLGILSPPAYNLQVWQLGAGIVLGILAVPIALFFVIVNKIISRLVEPLNSKPIVRGTLGGLLLGLLAVALPTTIGLGTTQMSVVTQQAAEIGIILLVIIALAKIVALSGALNFGFIGGPIFPLLFVGSCFGAVIHLIFPQVPLALALGCMIVAVPAAIVPIPIALAGIGIIVVGVPFADAIPIFLAALTAFSITHGLGMREDKEKDKEQINQKIN